One window from the genome of Manis pentadactyla isolate mManPen7 chromosome 15, mManPen7.hap1, whole genome shotgun sequence encodes:
- the CADM4 gene encoding cell adhesion molecule 4 isoform X1: MGRARRFQWPLLLLWAAAAGPGAGQEVQTENVTVAEGGVAEITCRLHQYDGSIVVIQNPARQTLFFNGTRALKDDRFQLEEFSPRRVRIRLSDARLEDEGGYFCQLYTEDTHHQIATLTVLVAPENPVVEVREQAVEGGEVEVSCLVPRSRPAATLRWYRDRKELKGVSSGQENGKVWSVASTVRFRVDRKDDGGIVICEAQNQALPSGHSKQTQYVLDVQYSPTARIHASQAVVREGDTLVLTCAVTGNPRPNQIRWNRGNESLPERAEAVGETLTLPGLVSADNGTYTCEASNKHGHARALYVLVVYDPGAVVEAQTSVPYAIVGGILALLVFLIICVLVGMVWCSVRQKGSYLTHEASGLDEQGEAREAFLNGSDGHKRKEEFFI, encoded by the exons aTGGGCCGGGCCCGGCGCTTCCAGTGgccgctgctgctgctgtgggcgGCCGCGGCGGGGCCAG GGGCAGGACAGGAAGTACAGACAGAGAATGTGACAGTGGCTGAGGGTGGGGTGGCCGAGATAACCTGCCGTCTGCACCAGTATGATGGGTCCATAGTTGTCATTCAGAACCCAGCCCGGCAGACCCTCTTCTTCAATGGCACCCGAG CCCTGAAGGACGATCGTTTCCAGCTCGAGGAGTTCTCCCCGCGCCGGGTGCGGATCCGGCTCTCAGATGCCCGCCTGGAGGACGAGGGGGGCTATTTCTGCCAGCTCTACACGGAAGATACCCACCACCAGATTGCCACGCTCACTGTACTGG TGGCCCCGGAGAATCCCGTGGTGGAGGTCCGGGAGCAGGCGGTGGAGGGCGGCGAGGTGGAGGTCAGCTGCTTAGTTCCGCGGTCCCGCCCTGCTGCCACCCTGCGATGGTACCGGGACCGCAAAGAGCTGAAAG GAGTGAGCAGCGGCCAAGAAAATGGCAAAGTCTGGAGCGTGGCAAGCACAGTGCGGTTTCGTGTGGACCGCAAGGACGACGGTGGTATCGTCATCTGCGAGGCGCAGAATCAGGCGCTACCTTCTGGACACAGCAAGCAGACGCAGTACGTGCTGGACGTGCAGT ACTCCCCCACGGCCAGGATCCATGCCTCCCAAGCTGTGGTGCGGGAGGGAGACACGTTGGTGCTGACCTGTGCGGTAACAGGGAACCCCAG GCCAAACCAGATCCGCTGGAACCGGGGGAATGAATCTTTGCCAGAGCGCGCCGAGGCGGTCGGGGAGACGCTTACACTGCCGGGCCTGGTCTCCGCGGATAATGGCACCTACACTTGCGAGGCGTCGAACAAGCACGGCCACGCGAGGGCGCTCTATGTGCTCGTGGTCTACG ACCCTGGTGCGGTGGTAGAGGCTCAGACGTCGGTGCCCTATGCCATTGTGGGCGGCATCCTGGCGCTACTGGTATTTCTGATCATTTGTGTGCTGGTGGGCATGGTCTGGTGCTCAGTACGGCAGAAGG GCTCCTATCTGACCCACGAGGCCAGTGGGCTGGATGAGCAGGGAGAAGCAAGAGAAGCCTTTCTCAATGGCAGCGATGGTCACAAGAGGAAAGAAGAATTCTTCATCTGA
- the CADM4 gene encoding cell adhesion molecule 4 isoform X2: MGRARRFQWPLLLLWAAAAGPGAGQEVQTENVTVAEGGVAEITCRLHQYDGSIVVIQNPARQTLFFNGTRALKDDRFQLEEFSPRRVRIRLSDARLEDEGGYFCQLYTEDTHHQIATLTVLVAPENPVVEVREQAVEGGEVEVSCLVPRSRPAATLRWYRDRKELKGVSSGQENGKVWSVASTVRFRVDRKDDGGIVICEAQNQALPSGHSKQTQYVLDVQYSPTARIHASQAVVREGDTLVLTCAVTGNPRPNQIRWNRGNESLPERAEAVGETLTLPGLVSADNGTYTCEASNKHGHARALYVLVVYEFLTVLEPG; the protein is encoded by the exons aTGGGCCGGGCCCGGCGCTTCCAGTGgccgctgctgctgctgtgggcgGCCGCGGCGGGGCCAG GGGCAGGACAGGAAGTACAGACAGAGAATGTGACAGTGGCTGAGGGTGGGGTGGCCGAGATAACCTGCCGTCTGCACCAGTATGATGGGTCCATAGTTGTCATTCAGAACCCAGCCCGGCAGACCCTCTTCTTCAATGGCACCCGAG CCCTGAAGGACGATCGTTTCCAGCTCGAGGAGTTCTCCCCGCGCCGGGTGCGGATCCGGCTCTCAGATGCCCGCCTGGAGGACGAGGGGGGCTATTTCTGCCAGCTCTACACGGAAGATACCCACCACCAGATTGCCACGCTCACTGTACTGG TGGCCCCGGAGAATCCCGTGGTGGAGGTCCGGGAGCAGGCGGTGGAGGGCGGCGAGGTGGAGGTCAGCTGCTTAGTTCCGCGGTCCCGCCCTGCTGCCACCCTGCGATGGTACCGGGACCGCAAAGAGCTGAAAG GAGTGAGCAGCGGCCAAGAAAATGGCAAAGTCTGGAGCGTGGCAAGCACAGTGCGGTTTCGTGTGGACCGCAAGGACGACGGTGGTATCGTCATCTGCGAGGCGCAGAATCAGGCGCTACCTTCTGGACACAGCAAGCAGACGCAGTACGTGCTGGACGTGCAGT ACTCCCCCACGGCCAGGATCCATGCCTCCCAAGCTGTGGTGCGGGAGGGAGACACGTTGGTGCTGACCTGTGCGGTAACAGGGAACCCCAG GCCAAACCAGATCCGCTGGAACCGGGGGAATGAATCTTTGCCAGAGCGCGCCGAGGCGGTCGGGGAGACGCTTACACTGCCGGGCCTGGTCTCCGCGGATAATGGCACCTACACTTGCGAGGCGTCGAACAAGCACGGCCACGCGAGGGCGCTCTATGTGCTCGTGGTCTACG AGTTCTTAACAGTTCTGGAGCCAGGCTGA
- the SRRM5 gene encoding LOW QUALITY PROTEIN: serine/arginine repetitive matrix protein 5 (The sequence of the model RefSeq protein was modified relative to this genomic sequence to represent the inferred CDS: inserted 5 bases in 3 codons; deleted 2 bases in 2 codons; substituted 1 base at 1 genomic stop codon) — protein MPSPPLRPSKPSMSLASTGPSMPTMSSKSPASLKTTKSAMPISSSAPTKQSTAPQSVMSPSSSKSTKDXAPLNQPSNKSRVHSRTDTSSKACMDTRASTASAVKHHRPKGTHSRGRTSGGKGSRGSQRSPSRASTSSRMRTHSTRAGMAGSVRTPTSQQKQSRGKSHSQPRTTNKERXESQPREMSREKSYSSPGASSMEKSSELAVTPSRAKRYTPTRTPFKETGYSRSPSSLRRVKSYSQMITPGREQSFSPPEMSSKVDRSITPSRTXSHSWSRTLRRARSHSWKRAQSRVRSHSWKRNHSRARSRTRRETPSKMRRHSQSRSYSKGKSYNQSRTHRRKRSHSQSRSPSKGRDDRQSRSPSKGRGRRQSRIPSKEKGHRRSRTPSKKRNCIHTGTFSEERDHRGSKVPIKERDXVSSKERDHRSRTLRKERDHSQSRNSQKQRHHSQSRSSSQEKGPSRSRTPRRERDHSQSRIHRQERHHSQSRTLSKERHHSPSSTPRRERCSEQSKISSKRDYSQSRSPSKERAQSQSKTSQKEREHSQSRTPGSLSWKGSTSRAQSPSQKRTPSKTSKDSPSKFLSGVPTPHQDDIQANTTTPKAASPGERSSSSSSKLA, from the exons ATGCCTTCTCCACCTTTGAGACCCTCaaagcccagcatgtctctggcATCCACTGGACCCTCAATGCCCACAATGTCTTCCAAGTCTCctgcctccctgaagaccaccaaGTCGGCAATGCCCATCAGCTCTTCAGCACCCACCAAGCAATCGACAGCCCCCCAATCAGTCATGAGCCCAAGCAGCTCCAAGTCTACCAAAGA AGCTCCTTTAAACCAGCCCAGCAACAAGTCTCGAGTCCACAGCCGAACAGACACCTCCAGCAAGGCGTGCATGGACACCAGGGCCAGCACAGCGAGTGCGGTGAAACACCACCGGCCAAAGGGAACACACAGCCGGGGCAGAACTTCTGGTGGAAAGGGAAGCCGCGGCTCCCAAAGGTCACCCAGCAGGGCCAGCACTAGCAGCAGGATGAGAACTCACAGCACCAGAGCAGGCATGGCCGGCAGCGTGAGAACTCCGACTTCCCAGCAA AAACAGAGTCGGGGCAAGAGTCACAGCCAGCCTAGAACCACCAACAAGGAAA GTGAGAGCCAGCCTAGAGAGATGAGCAGAGAGAAGAGTTACAGCTCACCAGGAGCCTCAAGTATGGAGAAGAGTTCTGAGCTGGCTGTAACCCCCAGTAGGGCAAAGAGATACACCCCCACTAGGACTCCCTTCAAGGAGACAGGTTACAGCCGGTCTCCATCATCACTGAGGAGAGTGAAGAGTTATAGTCAGATGATCACCCCCGGCAGGGAACAGAGTTTCAGCCCACCTGAAATGTCCAGCAAGGTCGA CCGGTCTATCACCCCCAGCAGGACCTGAAGTCACAGCTGGTCTAGAACACTCAGAAGAGCAAGAAGTCACAGTTGGAAGAGGGCCCAGAGCAGGGTAAGAAGTCACAGTTGGAAGAGAAATCATAGTAGGGCAAGAAGTCGTACCCGGAGGGAAACTCCCAGTAAGATGAGAAGACATAGCCAGTCTAGAAGCTACAGCAAGGGGAAAAGTTATAACCAATCTAGAACCCACAGGAGGAAAAGAAGTCACAGCCAGTCTAGAAGCCCCAGCAAGGGAAGAGATGACAGACAATCTAGGAGCCCCAGCAAGGGGAGAGGTCGCAGACAATCTAGAATCCCCAGCAAGGAGAAAGGCCACAGACGATCTAGAACTCCCAGCAAGAAGAGAAACTGCATCCATACTGGAACCTTCAGCGAGGAGAGAGATCATAGAGGATCTAAGGTCCCCATCAAGGAGAGAGA GGTATCCAGCaaggaaagagatcacagatctAGAACCCTTAGAAAGGAGAGAGATCACAGCCAATCTAGAAACTCCCAAAAGCAGAGACACCACAGCCAATCTAGAAGCTCCAGCCAGGAAAAAGGTCCCAGTCGATCTAGAACgcccagaagagagagagatcatagccAATCTAGAATCCACAGACAGGAGAGACACCATAGCCAATCTAGAACCTTGAGCAAGGAAAGACATCATAGTCCATCTAGCACCCccagaagagagagatgtagCGAACAATCTAAAATCTCCAGCAAGAGAGATTATAGCCAATCTAGGAGCCCTAGCAAGGAGAGAGCTCAGAGCCAATCT AAAACTtcccagaaggagagagagcACAGCCAATCTAGAACCCCTGGAAGTCTCAGCTGGAAGGGATCCACTAGCAGGGCACAGAGTCCAAGTCAGAAAAGAACACCCAgcaagacaagtaaagattcccCCTCAAAATTTCTCAGTGGAGTCCCAACCCCACACCAGGATGATATTCAAGCCAACACCACCACCCCTAAGGCCGCCTCACCTGGAGAGAGGTCCTCATCATCTTCTTCCAAGCTGGCATAG
- the PLAUR gene encoding urokinase plasminogen activator surface receptor isoform X1, which produces MGRLPLLSVLLLAHACVPASWGLQCMLCGSTGKCHVQECAQGQDLCRTTVMRIWEGGEELEVVERGCAHPEKTNRTMSYRIGMQIISLTETVCESNMCNQPRPGRAPVFPRSRYLECVSCASSDLSCERGLDQSLQCRNPGEQCLEVVTHQNLQESPGDEHHSRGCGNLPGCPGPIGFHNNHSFHFLQCCNTTKCNRGPVLELQNLPLNGFQCYSCEGNSTHGCSSEETSLVACRGPMNQCLEATGTHGLGDPNYTVKGCATASWCEGLHVAEAFRLTHVNVSCCSGNGCNHPVVDSQHHAGGAPAPGPAHLSLTITLLMTAKLWGGTLLWT; this is translated from the exons ATGGGTCGCCTGCCACTGCTGTCCGTGCTGCTTCTGGCTCACGCGTGCGTTCCAG CCTCCTGGGGCCTGCAGTGCATGCTCTGTGGGAGTACTGGGAAATGCCACGTGCAAGAGTGTGCCCAAGGCCAGGACCTCTGCAGGACCACGGTCATGCGCATATGGGAAG GAGGTGAAGAGCTGGAGGTGGTGGAGAGGGGCTGTGCTCACCCGGAGAAGACCAACAGGACCATGAGCTATCGGATAGGCATGCAGATCATCAGCCTAACAGAGACCGTGTGTGAGTCAAACATGTGCAACCAGCCCAGACCTG GCCGGGCCCCCGTCTTTCCCCGAAGCCGCTACCTCGAATGTGTGTCCTGTGCCTCATCAGACCTGAGCTGTGAGAGGGGTCTGGACCAGAGCCTGCAGTGCCGCAACCCTGGAGAACAGTGCCTGGAGGTGGTGACCCACCAGAACCTGCAAG AGAGTCCAGGCGATGAGCACCACTCCCGAGGCTGTGGCAACCTTCCTGGCTGTCCAGGCCCCATCGGCTTCCACAACAACCACAGCTTCCACTTCCTGCAGTGCTGCAACACCACCAAATGCAACCGGGGCCCAG TCCTGGAGCTTCAAAACCTGCCCCTGAACGGCTTCCAGTGTTACAGCTGTGAGGGCAACAGCACCCACGGATGTTCCTCCGAGGAGACTTCCCTAGTCGCCTGCCGAGGCCCCATGAATCAATGTCTGGAAGCCACAGGCACCCATG ggCTGGGGGACCCAAACTACACAGTCAAAGGCTGTGCAACTGCCTCGTGGTGCGAAGGCCTCCACGTGGCTGAAGCCTTCCGCCTGACTCATGTCAACGTCTCGTGCTGTAGTGGAAATGGCTGTAACCACCCAGTCGTGGACAGCCAGCACCACGCGGGTGGTGCCCCTGCACCTGGCCCTGCCCACCTCAGCCTCACCATCACCCTGCTTATGACTGCCAAACTGTGGGGAGGCACTCTCCTCTGGACCTGA
- the PLAUR gene encoding urokinase plasminogen activator surface receptor isoform X2 — protein MGARLNAQMHREASWGLQCMLCGSTGKCHVQECAQGQDLCRTTVMRIWEGGEELEVVERGCAHPEKTNRTMSYRIGMQIISLTETVCESNMCNQPRPGRAPVFPRSRYLECVSCASSDLSCERGLDQSLQCRNPGEQCLEVVTHQNLQESPGDEHHSRGCGNLPGCPGPIGFHNNHSFHFLQCCNTTKCNRGPVLELQNLPLNGFQCYSCEGNSTHGCSSEETSLVACRGPMNQCLEATGTHGLGDPNYTVKGCATASWCEGLHVAEAFRLTHVNVSCCSGNGCNHPVVDSQHHAGGAPAPGPAHLSLTITLLMTAKLWGGTLLWT, from the exons ATGGGTGCAAGGCTAAACGCCCAGATGCACAGAGAAG CCTCCTGGGGCCTGCAGTGCATGCTCTGTGGGAGTACTGGGAAATGCCACGTGCAAGAGTGTGCCCAAGGCCAGGACCTCTGCAGGACCACGGTCATGCGCATATGGGAAG GAGGTGAAGAGCTGGAGGTGGTGGAGAGGGGCTGTGCTCACCCGGAGAAGACCAACAGGACCATGAGCTATCGGATAGGCATGCAGATCATCAGCCTAACAGAGACCGTGTGTGAGTCAAACATGTGCAACCAGCCCAGACCTG GCCGGGCCCCCGTCTTTCCCCGAAGCCGCTACCTCGAATGTGTGTCCTGTGCCTCATCAGACCTGAGCTGTGAGAGGGGTCTGGACCAGAGCCTGCAGTGCCGCAACCCTGGAGAACAGTGCCTGGAGGTGGTGACCCACCAGAACCTGCAAG AGAGTCCAGGCGATGAGCACCACTCCCGAGGCTGTGGCAACCTTCCTGGCTGTCCAGGCCCCATCGGCTTCCACAACAACCACAGCTTCCACTTCCTGCAGTGCTGCAACACCACCAAATGCAACCGGGGCCCAG TCCTGGAGCTTCAAAACCTGCCCCTGAACGGCTTCCAGTGTTACAGCTGTGAGGGCAACAGCACCCACGGATGTTCCTCCGAGGAGACTTCCCTAGTCGCCTGCCGAGGCCCCATGAATCAATGTCTGGAAGCCACAGGCACCCATG ggCTGGGGGACCCAAACTACACAGTCAAAGGCTGTGCAACTGCCTCGTGGTGCGAAGGCCTCCACGTGGCTGAAGCCTTCCGCCTGACTCATGTCAACGTCTCGTGCTGTAGTGGAAATGGCTGTAACCACCCAGTCGTGGACAGCCAGCACCACGCGGGTGGTGCCCCTGCACCTGGCCCTGCCCACCTCAGCCTCACCATCACCCTGCTTATGACTGCCAAACTGTGGGGAGGCACTCTCCTCTGGACCTGA
- the PLAUR gene encoding urokinase plasminogen activator surface receptor isoform X3: protein MGRLPLLSVLLLAHACVPASWGLQCMLCGSTGKCHVQECAQGQDLCRTTVMRIWEGGEELEVVERGCAHPEKTNRTMSYRIGMQIISLTETVCESNMCNQPRPGRAPVFPRSRYLECVSCASSDLSCERGLDQSLQCRNPGEQCLEVVTHQNLQESPGDEHHSRGCGNLPGCPGPIGFHNNHSFHFLQCCNTTKCNRGPVLRTLAQATRTSCLDCCCNLLPGPPASAPAILQPMFNTAASVIFFFNASQIMSLSLLKHSDDFPLLLE from the exons ATGGGTCGCCTGCCACTGCTGTCCGTGCTGCTTCTGGCTCACGCGTGCGTTCCAG CCTCCTGGGGCCTGCAGTGCATGCTCTGTGGGAGTACTGGGAAATGCCACGTGCAAGAGTGTGCCCAAGGCCAGGACCTCTGCAGGACCACGGTCATGCGCATATGGGAAG GAGGTGAAGAGCTGGAGGTGGTGGAGAGGGGCTGTGCTCACCCGGAGAAGACCAACAGGACCATGAGCTATCGGATAGGCATGCAGATCATCAGCCTAACAGAGACCGTGTGTGAGTCAAACATGTGCAACCAGCCCAGACCTG GCCGGGCCCCCGTCTTTCCCCGAAGCCGCTACCTCGAATGTGTGTCCTGTGCCTCATCAGACCTGAGCTGTGAGAGGGGTCTGGACCAGAGCCTGCAGTGCCGCAACCCTGGAGAACAGTGCCTGGAGGTGGTGACCCACCAGAACCTGCAAG AGAGTCCAGGCGATGAGCACCACTCCCGAGGCTGTGGCAACCTTCCTGGCTGTCCAGGCCCCATCGGCTTCCACAACAACCACAGCTTCCACTTCCTGCAGTGCTGCAACACCACCAAATGCAACCGGGGCCCAG TGCTCCGCACTCTGGCCCAAGCCACCAGGACCTCTTGCCTAGATTGTTGCTGTAACCTCCTCCCTGGTCCACCTGCTTCTGCTCCTGCCATCCTACAACCAATGTTCAACACGGCAgcaagtgtgatttttttttttaatgccagtcagatcatgtcactgtCCCTCCTCAAGCACTCTGATGACTTCCCCTTGCTCTTAGAATAA